Within Massilia endophytica, the genomic segment TCGGACATGGCGAGCACCGCCCAGCCGTTCGCGCGCGCCCAGTAGAAGCGCGGCGCGTCGGGGATGTTGGCGTGCCAGCCGTGGGTGTAGATGCCTTCCTGCGCGTTGAACAGGTACTTCGACATGTTCAGCACATTGTTCACCGCGTCGTCGTAGTGGCCCATTTCGGCCAGGGCGGGAATGCTCATGTACATATCGTCGCCCCACAGCGATACGGCCTGCGGACGCTTGCGCGCCATCGTGCCGTCCGGCAGGCGGAACTGCTTGTTGGCGACCCAGTCGCTGCAGGTGGCGATCATGTTCGCGAGGTCGGGACCGATCTTCGCGTTCCGCGCGCGCATGAGGGCTGCGCACATCGAGCCTGCGTCGTCCAGGGCGCGCGGGTCGAGGAAGCGGGAGAAGCTGTTGGCGCGTTCAAGGTGGAACTGCGCTTCCTGAGCCTTGAAGTAGGGGAGGGTATCGGCGAAGAACTGCAGGTGGCGCCGCGTCATCGCGGTGAAGCGCTGATCGCCGGTGATGGCGGCCGCCTTCATCAGGCCCGAATGCACCACGCCCATTTCGTAGACCATGATGCCGAAGTCGCCCTTGGCCGGTTCGAAGATGGCGTCCGCCACGGGCTTCTTCAGGTCTGCTATCGGCTGGCCCGTCTTCCTGCTGACGACGCGGGTCGGCGTGACCTCGTCCATGTAGTTGCGGATGCGGAGCAGCTGCTCCGTGATCTCGCTGGCCACCGGCATCTTGTAGGGCACGGGATAGCTGCCTTCGCCGGGATCGTCCTTCGATTTGTTATCGGGATTGCGGTAAGGGCCATCCGCCTGTGCAGCGCCCAGCAGCAGGCAGAACAGCCCCGCCCCGGCCAGCGCCCTGGTCAGTGTGCTCACATGGTCTCCGTTATGAATATGCGAATTTGGTCAGGCCATTCTAAATTGGTCTGGCCAAATTCGCAAGGCGGACTAACCGCTTGCGCGCGAAAGGATCAGCCGCGCGAGAAGACGCGGGTCACGCGTTCGAGGTGGGCGCGCATGGCCTGGCGGGCCGCTGCGGGATTATGGGAAGCGATGGCTTCAAGGATGTTGCGGTGGTCGAGCAGGGTCTGCTTGCGCAGTTCTTCCGTCTGGAAGTGCTCCTTGAGCTTGTGCCACAGGCTGCCGCGCTGGTCCCACAGGCATTCGATCACGCCCACCAGGGCCGCGTTGGCCGTGGCGCGGGCAATGGCAAGGTGGAAGTTGCGGTCGGCCTGCTCGTTGCTGGCGCGGTCTTCATGGTGCTTTTCCATTTCCAGCACGGCGCGCAGGATGGCATCGACCGCGGAATCGGTGGCCACCTTGGCGGCGATGGCCGCCACTTCGCATTCGATCAGCTTGCGCGCGGCCAGCACCTCGAAAGGACCGGGACCGGATTCCGGCATGTTCGATTCCGGCGTGGCCTGCTCGCTCACGTACACGCCGGAACCGCCGCGCACTTCGACGATGCCGCCCAGCTCCAGCGCAATGAGGGCCTCGCGCAGGGAAGCGCGGCTCACGTTCAGGGTCGCCGCCAGCTCGCGTTCGGCGGGTAGGCGGGTGCCCGCCTTCATGTTCTCCTCGCGGATCAGCTTCTGGATCCGGTCGGCCACCACCCGGTACAGCCGCGGTTCGGCGGTTTGTGCGTCTTGCGGCCCGGCGGTTTTTTTCATTGAAGGCTGGCTCGAAAAATGTTGAGGAAAAAGCAGTTCCGGGGATTCTAGTGCGGCCCATGCCTTCTTGCAAGGCGCTTCAGCGTGCTAAAATCAAGGGCTTAACCAAGTGCGCCACGGAGGGCGCGTCACATGACAAAGACCAATCAACCGGTAGTGGGCGTGGTCATGGGTTCGGATTCCGACTGGCCCACGATGCAGGCTGCAGCTGCCATTCTCAAGGAATTCGGCGTCGCCTATGAAGCGCGCGTCGTGTCGGCCCACCGCACCCCCGACCTCATGTTCGAATACGCCGAGCGGGCGGCCGAGCGCGGCCTGCAGGCCATTATCGCTGGCGCTGGCGGCGCCGCCCACCTGCCCGGCATGCTGGCGGCGAAGACCACGGTGCCAGTGCTGGGCGTTCCCGTCCAGTCGCGCGCCCTGTCCGGCAAGGACTCGCTGCTTTCCATCGTGCAGATGCCGAAAGGGATTCCCGTTGCCACCTTCGCCATCGGCGAGGCGGGCGCCGCGAATGCCGCGCTGTTCGCCGTGGCCATGCTGGCCACCCACGACAGCGAGCTGGCCGCCAAGCTGGCCGCCTTCCGCCAGGCGCAGACCGACAAGGTCCTGGCGATGAACCTGCCCCAAGCCTGAGATTCATCCATGAGCAAACACACCACCCAGCGTCCTGCCATTCTCGGGATGCTCGGCGGCGGCCAGCTTGGCCGCTACTTTGTCACCGCGGCCCATGAACTGGGCTACCAGGTCTGGGTGCTCGATCCCGATCCCCACAGCATCGCTGGCCAGATCGCCGAGCGCCACCTGCACGCGGCCTATGACGACCGCGCGGCCCTGGACGAAATGGCGCGCGAGTGCGCCGCCATCACCACCGAATTCGAGAACGTGCCCGCCGAAACGCTGGACTACCTGGCGAAGTTCAAGCCGGTGCGTCCTGCCGCCGCCGCCGTTTCCGTCTGCCAGAACCGCCTGTCTGAAAAGGGCTTCCTGCGCGATAACGGCCTGCCGCACGGCCCCTACGCCGCCGTGCACACGGAAGCGGACATCGCCGTCGCTGGCGCTGATCTCTTCCCCGGCATCCTGAAGGTGGTGCGCTTCGGCTACGATGGCAAAGGCCAGGCCGTGGTCGAGGACCGCGAGGCGGCCGTTGCCGCCTTCCGCAACTTCAAGGGCGAGACCTGCATCCTCGAAAAGAAGCTCACGCTGGACTATGAAGTTTCCGTGGTGCTGGCGCGCGACGAAGAGGGGTGCACCCGCTGCTTCCCCGTTTCCGAGAACATCCACACGAAGGGCATCCTGGACATCTCCATCTCGCCCGCGCGCGCACCGCAGTGCACCCGCGACAGCGCCATGGAATACGCCGAGCGCATCGCCGAGAAGCTCGGCTACATCGGCACGCTGGGCGTGGAGTTCTTCGTTTCGAACGGCCAGCTGGTGGTCAACGAGATGGCGCCGCGCCCGCACAACAGCGGCCACTACACGCTGGACGCCTGCGTCACCAGCCAGTTCGAACAGCAGGCGCGCGCCGTGTGCGGCCTGCCGCTGGCCGAGCCGCGCGCCCATTCGGCTTCGGTGATGGTCAACATCCTCGGCGACATCTGGTTCGACGGCGACAGCTATCGCGAGCCGGACTGGAACATCCTGCTCCAGCATCCGAACCTCAAGCTCCACCTCTACGGCAAACACGAAGCCCGCAAAGGCCGCAAGATGGGCCACTTCACCGTGATCGGCGACGATCCGGCAAAAGTGCTCGAAACGGCCATGGCGGCACGCGCTGCAATCGGAATTACCGGCTGAAGGAAAAGAAGAATGGCACGCTCCCTGGCAGCCTTGTTTGCAATGCTGGTTCTGGGGAGTGCGCTTGCCGCGGAGCCGGTCTTCAACAATCCCCTCGTGCCGCAGCGTGCCGATCCCCAGGTTGTGCTGCAGGACGACGGCAATTACTACCTTGCCGCCACCGTTCCCGAATACGACCGCATCGAACTGCGCCGCGCCGCTTCGCTCAATGAGCTGGGCAAGGCAGAGCCGAATGTTGTGTGGCGCAAGCACGGCAAGGGCGAGATGGGAGCGCACATCTGGGCGCCCGAACTGCACCGCATCGGCGGCAAGTGGTATATCTACTTCACGGCAGGCCGTGCGGACGCGATCTGGGAGATCCGCCTTTACGTGCTGGAGAACAGCTCGCCCGACCCCTTCAAGGGCGAATGGATCGAACGCGGACAGCTCAAGACGGGCTGGGAATCGTTCTCGCTGGACGCAACCACGTTCGAGCTGCGCGGCCAGCGCTACTTGCTCTGGACACAGACGCAGCCCGGCGTGAAGGGCACCAACATTTATATTGCCCGCATGGACAGCCCGCTCTCGATCAGCGGCCCGGCTACGATGCTGACGCGTCCCGAATTCGACTGGGAGAAGAAGGGGCATGACGTGAACGAGGCCCCCGCGATCCTGGTGCGCAACGGCCGTGTATTCCTGACCTATTCGGCCAGCGCCACGGACGCCAACTACGCCATGGGCATGCTGACGGCCCGCGACAATGCCAACCTGCTGGACGCCGCGTCGTGGACGAAGTCTCCCCAGCCGGTCATGCGCAGCAGCGCGGCCACGGGCCAGTACGGTCCCGGCCACAACTCCTTCACCACCACGCCCGACGGCAAGACCGACCTGCTCGTCTACCATGCGCGCAACTACCGCGATATCAAGGGCGATCCCCTGCACGATCCCAACCGCCACACGCGCGCCCAGGTCATTCACTGGCGCGCGGACGGCACCCCGGACTTCGGCGAGCCCGTGGCGGACCGCTGATCAGCTGCGAACAGCGCTCCTGAACGCGGCCGCAAGCGCGGCAAGGGCCTCGCGCGCGCGGCCCTCGCGCACCCGCGTATGCAGCAGCACGGGAAGGCGCGGCAGCTCCGGGAGCCCCAGCCGCTGGCCGACATCGACAGCGCCGAAGGGCACCATGCGCGGGGCCAGCGCTGCGACTCCAAGACCTGCCATGACGGCCGCCGATACCGCCGCCACGCCGCCGCCCACGAATATCTCCGTCCAGGGCACGCCTGCCGCATCCAGAAGCTGCCCTGACATCACCCGTACACCGCAGGGCTCCGCCAGCGTGGCAATGGGCAGCGGCTCGTCCGCGCGGTGCTGCCAGCCGGGGGAGGCGAACCAGCCGAACTTCTCTTCCGTCAGCACTTCGCCGTCGCTGCGGCCTGCATGCAGGCGCACGATCACGGTATCGAGTTCACGGCGGTCGAAGCTTTGCAGCAGGTCGCCCGACGATCCGATGCGGATCTCGATCAGCAGCTGCGGGTCCTGCGCGTTCATGCGTGCGATCAGCGCGGGCAGCTCAGGCCCCGCAACGTGATCGCTGATGCCGATGGTGAGGCGCTGGCGTCCGCCCGCGAAGATGGCGAGGGCGCGCTTGTGGGCCTCCAGCAGTTCGCGCGCGGGATCGAGGAAGGCCGCCCCCTGCGCGGAAAGCTCCACATAGCGCGGCGTGCGTTCGATAAGCCGGAAACCGAGCCGGTCCTCCAGCCGTTTCAGCTTGAGGCTGACGGCAGCCTGCGTCGTATCCATCGCTTCCGCCGCGCGTGTGAAGCTGCCAAGTTCGGCGATGCGCACGAAGGCGTCGACGGCATCCAGGTCCAGTGGGCGATCCATCATTTCAGATAGTTATGATTAATATAAATATGCATATCATACCGAAATGTATAGCATGAGCTCAGGATAAACGAAGAAAGGACCCAAGCCATGCCGCTCGCTCACATCTCCCTCCGCGCGGGAAAGCCGGAAACCTACCGCCAGGCGCTGTTCAACAGCCTTAACCGGGCCATGCACGAGACCTTCAATGTGCCGGTCGATAACCAGTTCATGACGATCACCGAACACGAAGCCGCCAACTTCCGCTACGGCCCCACCTTCCTGGGCATCGACCGCAGCGAAGACTTGGTTTATATCCAGATCACGGCCAACAACACGCGCAGCGTGGAGCAGAAGAAGCACCTGTACCGGCGTATCACGGAGCTGCTGGGCGACAGCCCCGGCATCCGGCCGGAGGATGTTTTTGTCAGCCTGATCGAAGTGGAGAAGGAGAACTGGTCGCTGGGGAATGGGCTGGCGCAGTACGCTTAGCCTCGCGCGGGCTTGCCCAGCTCACCCGCCACGGCATCGATTACCGGTTCCCAGTGGCCCTGCTGCGATTGGCGGTAAAGCACGGCGCTGGGATACCACGGGCTGCCTGCACCTTGTTCGAGCCAGCGCCATTCGAAGGGCGTTGGCAGCAGTATCCAGGTGGGCCTGCCCAAAGCGCCAGCCAGATGGGCGACGCTGGTATCGACCGTGATCACCACGTCCATCAGGCTGCACAGGGCGGCGGTGTCGGTGAAGTCCTTCAGCAGGTGGGACACCTGGCGCACGGGCAGCGTATCGAGCAGCGGCTGCTCGGCCGCGCGCACTTCCTTCTGCAGGCTGACGAATTCGCAGCCGTCCGAGAAGATGCGGACAAACACGGAGAGCGGCAGGCTGCGGTTGTGGTCATTCTGGTGGCCTGGGTGCCCTGCCCAGACAATGCCCACGCGCGGCTTCGTTTTCGGGCCCAGCACGTCGCTCCATTGAGCCAGCTTGCTTTCACTGCTGGCCAGGTAAGGCGCGCCGGGAACCGTATCGAGCGTGGTGCCAAATGCCAGGGGCAGGCTCATGATCGGAATCTGATAGTCGAAAGGCGGCAGCGGTTCGCCTTTAATGACAATGCTGGCGGCGCCTTCAAGCGTTGCAAGCAGCGCGGCCAAAGGTTCCTTCACTTCCAGAACGACTTTGGCGCCGCGCTGTGCGAGCAGCGGCACGTAGCGGCAGAATTGAAGTGCGTCGCCCAGGCCCTGTTCGGCATGCACGAGAATGGTCTTCCCGGCCAGCGCTTCGCGGCCCGTCCACATGGGTTTGCCGAAGTCGCGCTTCTTCTTGGCGAGGCTCAGGGTTTCTGCCTTCCAGCGCCACTCGTACCCGCGCCAGCCCCGCTCATAGTCGCCCTGGCGCAGATACACGAGCGCGCGGTTCCAGTGCGCCAGCGCGCACTGCGGATCGAGGGCAATGGCGCGGTCGTAGTTCGCCAGCGCTGCGTCCTGCTGGCCGATCTGGTCCAGCAGGCTGCCGAGATTCGTGTAGCCGCCCGGATGGCGGGGCGCCAGTTCCACGGCCTTTTCGTAGCAGCGCTGCGCTTCCCCGTACCGCAGGCTGGCGCGCAGGATCGCGCCGCGGGTAAGGTGGTAATCGGCGCTGTCCGGCTTCAGGGCGAGGGCGCGGCCGATGCTGGCGAGCGCTTCCTCGCGCCGTCCGGCCGCATTGAGCGTGCGGGCATGCTGCTGCCAGATATCGGCGTCGCTGTCGTCCAGTGCGAGGAGGGCGGCGAACATGCGCGCGGCGGATTCAGGGCGGTCCAGTTCCTGCAGTTCCTTGCCCAGCTTGCGGTAGGCGGCGATCGCTTCGCGTTTGAGTTTCTCGGCCGTCTTGCGGTCGCGCTGGGCGTCGCCGGGGCGGTTCAGTTTATCCAGGACCGTGGCTCGCTCCTCGTAAGCATCGGCCTGGTCCGGCGCGAGGCTG encodes:
- a CDS encoding tetratricopeptide repeat protein, with protein sequence MSIPSQTHAQAEALFAQGLQFHSQGELPKAMQTYEQVLKLEPKHFGALHHVGVIGFQIGNFDMAANFIRSAVAVNPDDASAHSNLGNALREQQNFDEALRCYERAIQLNGGDADTFFNRGAALQALQRTEEALRSYEQALAINAGDDQAWNNRATVLLQMKDYAAALESAEQALSCNPQNGEAYNNSGKILHAMGRLDEAEKNYRQALELFPDYADAHLGLGRLLLSRERFADALHSCDKAVSLAPDQADAYEERATVLDKLNRPGDAQRDRKTAEKLKREAIAAYRKLGKELQELDRPESAARMFAALLALDDSDADIWQQHARTLNAAGRREEALASIGRALALKPDSADYHLTRGAILRASLRYGEAQRCYEKAVELAPRHPGGYTNLGSLLDQIGQQDAALANYDRAIALDPQCALAHWNRALVYLRQGDYERGWRGYEWRWKAETLSLAKKKRDFGKPMWTGREALAGKTILVHAEQGLGDALQFCRYVPLLAQRGAKVVLEVKEPLAALLATLEGAASIVIKGEPLPPFDYQIPIMSLPLAFGTTLDTVPGAPYLASSESKLAQWSDVLGPKTKPRVGIVWAGHPGHQNDHNRSLPLSVFVRIFSDGCEFVSLQKEVRAAEQPLLDTLPVRQVSHLLKDFTDTAALCSLMDVVITVDTSVAHLAGALGRPTWILLPTPFEWRWLEQGAGSPWYPSAVLYRQSQQGHWEPVIDAVAGELGKPARG
- a CDS encoding LysR family transcriptional regulator encodes the protein MMDRPLDLDAVDAFVRIAELGSFTRAAEAMDTTQAAVSLKLKRLEDRLGFRLIERTPRYVELSAQGAAFLDPARELLEAHKRALAIFAGGRQRLTIGISDHVAGPELPALIARMNAQDPQLLIEIRIGSSGDLLQSFDRRELDTVIVRLHAGRSDGEVLTEEKFGWFASPGWQHRADEPLPIATLAEPCGVRVMSGQLLDAAGVPWTEIFVGGGVAAVSAAVMAGLGVAALAPRMVPFGAVDVGQRLGLPELPRLPVLLHTRVREGRAREALAALAAAFRSAVRS
- the purE gene encoding 5-(carboxyamino)imidazole ribonucleotide mutase, translating into MTKTNQPVVGVVMGSDSDWPTMQAAAAILKEFGVAYEARVVSAHRTPDLMFEYAERAAERGLQAIIAGAGGAAHLPGMLAAKTTVPVLGVPVQSRALSGKDSLLSIVQMPKGIPVATFAIGEAGAANAALFAVAMLATHDSELAAKLAAFRQAQTDKVLAMNLPQA
- a CDS encoding tautomerase family protein, coding for MPLAHISLRAGKPETYRQALFNSLNRAMHETFNVPVDNQFMTITEHEAANFRYGPTFLGIDRSEDLVYIQITANNTRSVEQKKHLYRRITELLGDSPGIRPEDVFVSLIEVEKENWSLGNGLAQYA
- a CDS encoding glycoside hydrolase family 88/105 protein, translated to MSTLTRALAGAGLFCLLLGAAQADGPYRNPDNKSKDDPGEGSYPVPYKMPVASEITEQLLRIRNYMDEVTPTRVVSRKTGQPIADLKKPVADAIFEPAKGDFGIMVYEMGVVHSGLMKAAAITGDQRFTAMTRRHLQFFADTLPYFKAQEAQFHLERANSFSRFLDPRALDDAGSMCAALMRARNAKIGPDLANMIATCSDWVANKQFRLPDGTMARKRPQAVSLWGDDMYMSIPALAEMGHYDDAVNNVLNMSKYLFNAQEGIYTHGWHANIPDAPRFYWARANGWAVLAMSDLLDVLPKDHPGYPKVLAQLRAALKGIAERQSGSGLWHQMIDRSDSYLETSASAMFVYVIAHAVNEGWVPPTTYGSVAQAGWAGLSTKINAKGQVEGTCVGTTLAGDQVYYYNRPTSVHALHGYGPMLMAGAEIIRLINNRNIGIEYRVRTYHYMPRDGGKTDYREHH
- a CDS encoding FadR/GntR family transcriptional regulator, producing the protein MKKTAGPQDAQTAEPRLYRVVADRIQKLIREENMKAGTRLPAERELAATLNVSRASLREALIALELGGIVEVRGGSGVYVSEQATPESNMPESGPGPFEVLAARKLIECEVAAIAAKVATDSAVDAILRAVLEMEKHHEDRASNEQADRNFHLAIARATANAALVGVIECLWDQRGSLWHKLKEHFQTEELRKQTLLDHRNILEAIASHNPAAARQAMRAHLERVTRVFSRG
- a CDS encoding glycoside hydrolase family 43 protein, with translation MARSLAALFAMLVLGSALAAEPVFNNPLVPQRADPQVVLQDDGNYYLAATVPEYDRIELRRAASLNELGKAEPNVVWRKHGKGEMGAHIWAPELHRIGGKWYIYFTAGRADAIWEIRLYVLENSSPDPFKGEWIERGQLKTGWESFSLDATTFELRGQRYLLWTQTQPGVKGTNIYIARMDSPLSISGPATMLTRPEFDWEKKGHDVNEAPAILVRNGRVFLTYSASATDANYAMGMLTARDNANLLDAASWTKSPQPVMRSSAATGQYGPGHNSFTTTPDGKTDLLVYHARNYRDIKGDPLHDPNRHTRAQVIHWRADGTPDFGEPVADR
- a CDS encoding 5-(carboxyamino)imidazole ribonucleotide synthase; its protein translation is MSKHTTQRPAILGMLGGGQLGRYFVTAAHELGYQVWVLDPDPHSIAGQIAERHLHAAYDDRAALDEMARECAAITTEFENVPAETLDYLAKFKPVRPAAAAVSVCQNRLSEKGFLRDNGLPHGPYAAVHTEADIAVAGADLFPGILKVVRFGYDGKGQAVVEDREAAVAAFRNFKGETCILEKKLTLDYEVSVVLARDEEGCTRCFPVSENIHTKGILDISISPARAPQCTRDSAMEYAERIAEKLGYIGTLGVEFFVSNGQLVVNEMAPRPHNSGHYTLDACVTSQFEQQARAVCGLPLAEPRAHSASVMVNILGDIWFDGDSYREPDWNILLQHPNLKLHLYGKHEARKGRKMGHFTVIGDDPAKVLETAMAARAAIGITG